A part of Acropora palmata chromosome 6, jaAcrPala1.3, whole genome shotgun sequence genomic DNA contains:
- the LOC141883349 gene encoding uncharacterized protein LOC141883349 isoform X2: MADAGFFRGTSAEQDNRFLDKQKKLLKSMRFDDVLNKKVDMDKVNLDVIKPWITKKLIEILGVEDDVVMQYVLNMLESEKNPDPRSMQINITGFLQSKNAREFMKELWTLLVSAQENIGGIPSSLLEKKKEEIKQRKLEQERIQANLQKYHGDQQQTEPDSTATDDNVASESASAPASHDISEEIRKAKEVAQSLAGKESSPKRGVKKSNKTSGHSDSNDSDDAGNSREKRDKDKSEEVTESPSLERIKKEKGQQEGSRSKFLQPKWRSRLLSSAAKPASRDKQGWGTEHTQNVALARSPGVDVLLTGDSIIKGLSRYPRVWRKYFMPLKSLNFGVGGDRTQHVLWRLQNGEMECDVKVVVVLCGTNNIEKNSPSEIVQGILAIVDYIRMKKPAVSIIVCGILPRDFFPTARREDIEEVNDELFEYISYSEELADKNVIFLAPGKGWTTKGGQLDESLYFTDHLHLIEEGDEKLAKSISRLVKDLLKADEDKDDSLSQKRLIKQKEIEETETTKKESASEKEVKKERSSSRSRSRSRSVERDSKRPRDKRGRRRSRSKSSVSRSRSRSFSSSRSRSREKRRRSRSPRRVSSYSRNRWSPYRRRRTPSPRRWTPPRRRSPPRRRSLSPRRKPRRSPSPRRSPSPRRRSRSVSASSRSRSRSRSASFSSRSSHSRLGSVEKERKNKEKDKDKDVKKEKEDVKEAEKETTVSQEKGKEADLSPAPPPTHHRSTYKKQEQQQSPVKQPSPSSSSSSPSPTPPPEKQEKEEKERSPPVPKSKKTISRRYRKHSPSPSSEEEEWSPERRRTDASKDRKKEKEKSDSPHERRRKRRDSSPSPRGKRRNSSSSPRRKRREVSRSPSPRRKRREHSRSPSPIRRRYQEARSPPRRRRKSDYSPSPPPKERRRLPEPSPPRSRERRKERRSPSPPPRRRQRSSSSPPATRRVESSPPSGRRRRPVDRSRSEDKASRERRRSPEPDKEAGRRRKLSERSQSQSSSVSPEPPKKPQEDSTTLKKSKSRQVSRPPSSSASPEPTSAKKRSRETQESPRRSPPKEVLTDKGEGKRRSQTAASPAVDSRDRRREERKSASRSPEGRKNRRSAQVSSASPAVKAKSRSKRSASGSPPPPPKPPISRGSKRSPLSSPEGDNKSRSRASKQSPSPLPDTRQQSRAVKESPSESPRERSKRKAAVKRSSSEDKSTEPPPRKARQSEEEEVPEKSPIPSPQTKEGSNEEQEKSEEKEPKGEKKKKHKKRRKHGGSKHKHKRSKHKKRKDKDKSPAVLL; this comes from the exons GTTGACATGGACAAGGTGAATCTGGATGTAATAAAGCCATGGATTACAAAGAAGCTGATTGAAATTCTTGGTGTCGAGGATGATGTGGTCATGCAATATGTTTTGAATATGCTGGAGTCTGAAAAG AATCCAGATCCAAGATCTATGCAGATAAATATAACTGGATTTCTTCAAAGTAAGAATGCGAGAGAGTTTATGAAAGAGTTGTGGACCTTGCTTGTAAGTGCTCAAGAAAACATTGGAGGCATTCCTTCTTCGTTgttagaaaagaagaaagaagaaatcaaGCAACGAAAG CTGGAGCAAGAACGTATTCAAGCTAACCTTCAGAAATACCATGGAGATCAACAACAAACTGAACCAGACAGCACAGCCACTGATGACAATGTAGCAAGTGAAAGTGCTTCTGCTCCTGCATCACATGACATCTCTGAAGAAATTAGAAAGGCTAAGGAAGTGGCTCAGTCTCTAGCTGGGAAAGAA AGTTCTCCCAAAAGAGGTGTCAAGAAGTCTAATAAAACCTCTGGCCACTCAGACAGCAATGATAGTGATGATGCAGGAAATTCTAGGGAGAAGAGAGATAAAGACAAAAGTGAAGAAGTAACTGAATCTCCTTCACTGgaaagaataaagaaagagaaaggcCAGCAAGAAGGATCCAGAAGCAAGTTCCTGCAGCCAAAGTGGAGGTCGCGCCTGTTGTCATCAGCTGCAAAGCCAGCCAGCAGAGATAAACAAGGATGGGGTACTGAACATACACAAAATGTGGCACTGGCAAGAAGTCCAGGTGTAGATGTTCTATTAACTGGTGATTCAATCATCAAAGGCCTCAGTCGTTATCCAAGAGTTTGGAGGAAGTACTTCATGCCCCTAAAGTCTTTGAACTTTGGCGTAGGCGGTGACAGAACTCAGCATGTTCTTTGGCGACTTCAAAATGGCGAAATGGAATGTGACGTAAAAGTTGTCGTGGTGCTTTGTGGTACgaataatattgaaaaaaatagccCCAGTGAAATTGTTCAGGGAATACTAGCTATCGTTGATTACATTCGAATGAAAAAGCCAGCTGTAAGTATTATTGTCTGTGGCATTCTCCCGAGGGACTTTTTCCCCACTGCACGACGAGAAGACATTGAAGAAGTCAACGATGAACTCTTTGAATACATAAGCTATTCTGAAGAGCTGGCTGATAAGAATGTGATTTTCTTGGCACCTGGAAAAGGTTGGACTACCAAGGGAGGGCAACTAGACGAGTCACTGTACTTCACAGACCACCTGCATCTTATAGAGGAAGGAGATGAAAAGCTTGCCAAATCAATTTCTCGTTTAGTTAAGGACCTTCTCAAAGCAGATGAAGACAAAGACGACTCTTTGTCTCAAAAGAGACTTATCAAG CAAAAGGAGATTGAAGAAACTGAGACAACAAAGAAAG AATCTGCCAGCGAAAAGGAGGTCAA GAAAGAACGTTCCAGCTCTCGTTCAAGGTCAAGGTCTCGCTCAGTTGAGAGAGATTCAAAGCGACCACGTGATAAGAGAGGGCGCAGGCGTAGCAGGTCCAAGTCCTCTGTTTCACGTTCACGATCCCGATCGTTCTCATCGTCAAGATCCCGCAGTCGAGAAAAACGAAGACGGTCTCGCTCGCCCCGTCGAGTGTCGTCGTACAGTAGAAACCGTTGGTCGCCGTACAGACGCCGTAGGACTCCATCCCCGAGAAGATGGACTCCGCCCAGACGAAGGTCGCCCCCCAGACGAAG ATCTCTCTCCCCGCGCCGCAAGCCGCGTCGTTCACCATCTCCTCGTCGTTCACCATCCCCTCGCCGGCGGTCACGCTCGGTGTCAGCATCGTCACGTTCACGGTCACGGTCACGTTCTGCTAGCTTTAGTTCCCGTTCATCACACTCTCGATTGGGTTCCGTCGAAAAGgagaggaaaaacaaagaaaaagacaaggaCAAAGACgtcaagaaagagaaagaggaTGTAAAAGaggcagaaaaagaaacaactgtAAGTCAAGAGAAAGGTAAAGAAGCGGACTTGTCCCCAGCCCCTCCTCCGACACACCATCGTTCAACTTACAAGaagcaagaacaacaacagtcGCCAGTCAAGCAGCCTTCACCGTCGTCCTCTTCGTCATCTCCCTCACCTACTCCACCCCCagagaaacaagaaaaggaGGAAAAAGAGAGGTCGCCACCTGTCCCCAAGTCAAAGAAGACAATAAGTCGCCGCTACAGGAAACATTCCCCTTCGCCCTCATCTGAAGAAGAGGAGTGGTCACCCGAAAGAAGGAGAACTGATGCCTCCAAAGAtcgcaagaaagaaaaggaaaaaagtgaTTCACCCCATGAGAGGAGACGAAAACGGAGGGATTCCTCTCCGTCCCCTCGGGGAAAGCGCCGTAATTCGTCTTCATCCCCTAGAAGGAAGAGAAGGGAAGTCTCGCGTTCCCCTTCTCCGAGGCGAAAACGAAGGGAGCATTCTCGGTCGCCATCACCTATTCGAAGACGCTATCAAGAAGCGCGCTCCCCTCCCAGAAGGAGACGAAAATCAGATTATTCCCCATCACCTCCTCCCAAGGAAAGGCGCCGACTCCCGGAGCCCTCCCCTCCTCGCAGCAGAGAGCGGCGAAAGGAAAGAAGATCCCCATCTCCCCCACCACGCAGGCGCCAGCGATCTAGCTCCTCGCCTCCAGCTACTCGTCGGGTAGAGTCCTCACCTCCTTCGGGACGTCGTCGTCGTCCTGTCGACCGGTCTCGGTCGGAGGATAAAGCATCAAGAGAGCGACGTCGATCGCCGGAGCCCGACAAGGAAGCAGGAAGGAGGCGAAAGCTGTCTGAGCGGTCACAATCTCAGTCATCTTCTGTCTCCCCTGAGCCTCCGAAGAAACCCCAAGAAGACTCCACGACTTTAAAGAAGAGTAAATCACGTCAAGTCAGTCGTCCCCCGTCCTCTTCCGCTTCCCCTGAACCAACATCCGCCAAGAAGAGATCGCGCGAGACTCAGGAATCTCCTCGAAGGAGTCCTCCCAAGGAGGTTTTGACGGACAAAGGGGAAGGAAAGAGGCGATCACAGACGGCGGCTTCGCCCGCGGTCGATTCACGGGACCGCAGACGGGAAGAACGTAAATCAGCGTCCAGGTCACCAGAGGG ACGTAAAAATCGAAGATCAGCTCAAGTTTCATCGGCTTCACCCGCCGTCAAAGCGAAGTCTCGCAGCAAACGATCGGCTTCTGGTTCGCCACCACCGCCTCCCAAACCGCCGATTTCACGAGGATCAAAACGGTCACCACTTTCATCCCCTGAAGGTGACAACAAATCCAGGTCCCGCGCTAGCAAACAGTCACCGTCTCCTTTACCAGACACTCGCCAGCAGTCTCGCGCAGTTAAGGAGAGTCCCTCTGAAAGTCCTCGTGAACGATCTAAGCGTAAGGCCGCGGTTAAGAGGTCTTCGAGTGAAGATAAATCGACAGAGCCCCCGCCAAGGAAGGCCCGTCAAAGCGAAGAAGAGGAAGTACCTGAGAAATCTCCAATCCCGTCCCCTCAAACTAAG GAAGGCTCCAACGAGGAACAAGAAAAGTCAGAAGAGAAAGAACCCAAGggagaaaagaagaagaaacataAGAAACGCAGGAAACATGGTGGATCCAAACACAAACACAAGcgttcaaaacacaaaaagcgTAAGGACAAAGACAAATCACCAGCG GTTCTGCTCTAA
- the LOC141883349 gene encoding uncharacterized protein LOC141883349 isoform X1: MADAGFFRGTSAEQDNRFLDKQKKLLKSMRFDDVLNKKVDMDKVNLDVIKPWITKKLIEILGVEDDVVMQYVLNMLESEKNPDPRSMQINITGFLQSKNAREFMKELWTLLVSAQENIGGIPSSLLEKKKEEIKQRKLEQERIQANLQKYHGDQQQTEPDSTATDDNVASESASAPASHDISEEIRKAKEVAQSLAGKESSPKRGVKKSNKTSGHSDSNDSDDAGNSREKRDKDKSEEVTESPSLERIKKEKGQQEGSRSKFLQPKWRSRLLSSAAKPASRDKQGWGTEHTQNVALARSPGVDVLLTGDSIIKGLSRYPRVWRKYFMPLKSLNFGVGGDRTQHVLWRLQNGEMECDVKVVVVLCGTNNIEKNSPSEIVQGILAIVDYIRMKKPAVSIIVCGILPRDFFPTARREDIEEVNDELFEYISYSEELADKNVIFLAPGKGWTTKGGQLDESLYFTDHLHLIEEGDEKLAKSISRLVKDLLKADEDKDDSLSQKRLIKQKEIEETETTKKESASEKEVKKERSSSRSRSRSRSVERDSKRPRDKRGRRRSRSKSSVSRSRSRSFSSSRSRSREKRRRSRSPRRVSSYSRNRWSPYRRRRTPSPRRWTPPRRRSPPRRRSLSPRRKPRRSPSPRRSPSPRRRSRSVSASSRSRSRSRSASFSSRSSHSRLGSVEKERKNKEKDKDKDVKKEKEDVKEAEKETTVSQEKGKEADLSPAPPPTHHRSTYKKQEQQQSPVKQPSPSSSSSSPSPTPPPEKQEKEEKERSPPVPKSKKTISRRYRKHSPSPSSEEEEWSPERRRTDASKDRKKEKEKSDSPHERRRKRRDSSPSPRGKRRNSSSSPRRKRREVSRSPSPRRKRREHSRSPSPIRRRYQEARSPPRRRRKSDYSPSPPPKERRRLPEPSPPRSRERRKERRSPSPPPRRRQRSSSSPPATRRVESSPPSGRRRRPVDRSRSEDKASRERRRSPEPDKEAGRRRKLSERSQSQSSSVSPEPPKKPQEDSTTLKKSKSRQVSRPPSSSASPEPTSAKKRSRETQESPRRSPPKEVLTDKGEGKRRSQTAASPAVDSRDRRREERKSASRSPEGRKNRRSAQVSSASPAVKAKSRSKRSASGSPPPPPKPPISRGSKRSPLSSPEGDNKSRSRASKQSPSPLPDTRQQSRAVKESPSESPRERSKRKAAVKRSSSEDKSTEPPPRKARQSEEEEVPEKSPIPSPQTKEGSNEEQEKSEEKEPKGEKKKKHKKRRKHGGSKHKHKRSKHKKRKDKDKSPAQSETMDEDDTGETLEKKLREKALQSMQRHNKSPDAQPEPVDD; this comes from the exons GTTGACATGGACAAGGTGAATCTGGATGTAATAAAGCCATGGATTACAAAGAAGCTGATTGAAATTCTTGGTGTCGAGGATGATGTGGTCATGCAATATGTTTTGAATATGCTGGAGTCTGAAAAG AATCCAGATCCAAGATCTATGCAGATAAATATAACTGGATTTCTTCAAAGTAAGAATGCGAGAGAGTTTATGAAAGAGTTGTGGACCTTGCTTGTAAGTGCTCAAGAAAACATTGGAGGCATTCCTTCTTCGTTgttagaaaagaagaaagaagaaatcaaGCAACGAAAG CTGGAGCAAGAACGTATTCAAGCTAACCTTCAGAAATACCATGGAGATCAACAACAAACTGAACCAGACAGCACAGCCACTGATGACAATGTAGCAAGTGAAAGTGCTTCTGCTCCTGCATCACATGACATCTCTGAAGAAATTAGAAAGGCTAAGGAAGTGGCTCAGTCTCTAGCTGGGAAAGAA AGTTCTCCCAAAAGAGGTGTCAAGAAGTCTAATAAAACCTCTGGCCACTCAGACAGCAATGATAGTGATGATGCAGGAAATTCTAGGGAGAAGAGAGATAAAGACAAAAGTGAAGAAGTAACTGAATCTCCTTCACTGgaaagaataaagaaagagaaaggcCAGCAAGAAGGATCCAGAAGCAAGTTCCTGCAGCCAAAGTGGAGGTCGCGCCTGTTGTCATCAGCTGCAAAGCCAGCCAGCAGAGATAAACAAGGATGGGGTACTGAACATACACAAAATGTGGCACTGGCAAGAAGTCCAGGTGTAGATGTTCTATTAACTGGTGATTCAATCATCAAAGGCCTCAGTCGTTATCCAAGAGTTTGGAGGAAGTACTTCATGCCCCTAAAGTCTTTGAACTTTGGCGTAGGCGGTGACAGAACTCAGCATGTTCTTTGGCGACTTCAAAATGGCGAAATGGAATGTGACGTAAAAGTTGTCGTGGTGCTTTGTGGTACgaataatattgaaaaaaatagccCCAGTGAAATTGTTCAGGGAATACTAGCTATCGTTGATTACATTCGAATGAAAAAGCCAGCTGTAAGTATTATTGTCTGTGGCATTCTCCCGAGGGACTTTTTCCCCACTGCACGACGAGAAGACATTGAAGAAGTCAACGATGAACTCTTTGAATACATAAGCTATTCTGAAGAGCTGGCTGATAAGAATGTGATTTTCTTGGCACCTGGAAAAGGTTGGACTACCAAGGGAGGGCAACTAGACGAGTCACTGTACTTCACAGACCACCTGCATCTTATAGAGGAAGGAGATGAAAAGCTTGCCAAATCAATTTCTCGTTTAGTTAAGGACCTTCTCAAAGCAGATGAAGACAAAGACGACTCTTTGTCTCAAAAGAGACTTATCAAG CAAAAGGAGATTGAAGAAACTGAGACAACAAAGAAAG AATCTGCCAGCGAAAAGGAGGTCAA GAAAGAACGTTCCAGCTCTCGTTCAAGGTCAAGGTCTCGCTCAGTTGAGAGAGATTCAAAGCGACCACGTGATAAGAGAGGGCGCAGGCGTAGCAGGTCCAAGTCCTCTGTTTCACGTTCACGATCCCGATCGTTCTCATCGTCAAGATCCCGCAGTCGAGAAAAACGAAGACGGTCTCGCTCGCCCCGTCGAGTGTCGTCGTACAGTAGAAACCGTTGGTCGCCGTACAGACGCCGTAGGACTCCATCCCCGAGAAGATGGACTCCGCCCAGACGAAGGTCGCCCCCCAGACGAAG ATCTCTCTCCCCGCGCCGCAAGCCGCGTCGTTCACCATCTCCTCGTCGTTCACCATCCCCTCGCCGGCGGTCACGCTCGGTGTCAGCATCGTCACGTTCACGGTCACGGTCACGTTCTGCTAGCTTTAGTTCCCGTTCATCACACTCTCGATTGGGTTCCGTCGAAAAGgagaggaaaaacaaagaaaaagacaaggaCAAAGACgtcaagaaagagaaagaggaTGTAAAAGaggcagaaaaagaaacaactgtAAGTCAAGAGAAAGGTAAAGAAGCGGACTTGTCCCCAGCCCCTCCTCCGACACACCATCGTTCAACTTACAAGaagcaagaacaacaacagtcGCCAGTCAAGCAGCCTTCACCGTCGTCCTCTTCGTCATCTCCCTCACCTACTCCACCCCCagagaaacaagaaaaggaGGAAAAAGAGAGGTCGCCACCTGTCCCCAAGTCAAAGAAGACAATAAGTCGCCGCTACAGGAAACATTCCCCTTCGCCCTCATCTGAAGAAGAGGAGTGGTCACCCGAAAGAAGGAGAACTGATGCCTCCAAAGAtcgcaagaaagaaaaggaaaaaagtgaTTCACCCCATGAGAGGAGACGAAAACGGAGGGATTCCTCTCCGTCCCCTCGGGGAAAGCGCCGTAATTCGTCTTCATCCCCTAGAAGGAAGAGAAGGGAAGTCTCGCGTTCCCCTTCTCCGAGGCGAAAACGAAGGGAGCATTCTCGGTCGCCATCACCTATTCGAAGACGCTATCAAGAAGCGCGCTCCCCTCCCAGAAGGAGACGAAAATCAGATTATTCCCCATCACCTCCTCCCAAGGAAAGGCGCCGACTCCCGGAGCCCTCCCCTCCTCGCAGCAGAGAGCGGCGAAAGGAAAGAAGATCCCCATCTCCCCCACCACGCAGGCGCCAGCGATCTAGCTCCTCGCCTCCAGCTACTCGTCGGGTAGAGTCCTCACCTCCTTCGGGACGTCGTCGTCGTCCTGTCGACCGGTCTCGGTCGGAGGATAAAGCATCAAGAGAGCGACGTCGATCGCCGGAGCCCGACAAGGAAGCAGGAAGGAGGCGAAAGCTGTCTGAGCGGTCACAATCTCAGTCATCTTCTGTCTCCCCTGAGCCTCCGAAGAAACCCCAAGAAGACTCCACGACTTTAAAGAAGAGTAAATCACGTCAAGTCAGTCGTCCCCCGTCCTCTTCCGCTTCCCCTGAACCAACATCCGCCAAGAAGAGATCGCGCGAGACTCAGGAATCTCCTCGAAGGAGTCCTCCCAAGGAGGTTTTGACGGACAAAGGGGAAGGAAAGAGGCGATCACAGACGGCGGCTTCGCCCGCGGTCGATTCACGGGACCGCAGACGGGAAGAACGTAAATCAGCGTCCAGGTCACCAGAGGG ACGTAAAAATCGAAGATCAGCTCAAGTTTCATCGGCTTCACCCGCCGTCAAAGCGAAGTCTCGCAGCAAACGATCGGCTTCTGGTTCGCCACCACCGCCTCCCAAACCGCCGATTTCACGAGGATCAAAACGGTCACCACTTTCATCCCCTGAAGGTGACAACAAATCCAGGTCCCGCGCTAGCAAACAGTCACCGTCTCCTTTACCAGACACTCGCCAGCAGTCTCGCGCAGTTAAGGAGAGTCCCTCTGAAAGTCCTCGTGAACGATCTAAGCGTAAGGCCGCGGTTAAGAGGTCTTCGAGTGAAGATAAATCGACAGAGCCCCCGCCAAGGAAGGCCCGTCAAAGCGAAGAAGAGGAAGTACCTGAGAAATCTCCAATCCCGTCCCCTCAAACTAAG GAAGGCTCCAACGAGGAACAAGAAAAGTCAGAAGAGAAAGAACCCAAGggagaaaagaagaagaaacataAGAAACGCAGGAAACATGGTGGATCCAAACACAAACACAAGcgttcaaaacacaaaaagcgTAAGGACAAAGACAAATCACCAGCG CAATCTGAAACTATGGATGAGGACGACACAGGGGAAACCTTGGAGAAAAAGCTCCGAGAAAAAGCCTTGCAATCTATGCAGAGACATAACAAATCACCGGATGCGCAACCTGAGCCAGTTGACGACTGA
- the LOC141883349 gene encoding uncharacterized protein LOC141883349 isoform X3: protein MADAGFFRGTSAEQDNRFLDKQKKLLKSMRFDDVLNKKVDMDKVNLDVIKPWITKKLIEILGVEDDVVMQYVLNMLESEKNPDPRSMQINITGFLQSKNAREFMKELWTLLVSAQENIGGIPSSLLEKKKEEIKQRKLEQERIQANLQKYHGDQQQTEPDSTATDDNVASESASAPASHDISEEIRKAKEVAQSLAGKEQKEIEETETTKKESASEKEVKKERSSSRSRSRSRSVERDSKRPRDKRGRRRSRSKSSVSRSRSRSFSSSRSRSREKRRRSRSPRRVSSYSRNRWSPYRRRRTPSPRRWTPPRRRSPPRRRSLSPRRKPRRSPSPRRSPSPRRRSRSVSASSRSRSRSRSASFSSRSSHSRLGSVEKERKNKEKDKDKDVKKEKEDVKEAEKETTVSQEKGKEADLSPAPPPTHHRSTYKKQEQQQSPVKQPSPSSSSSSPSPTPPPEKQEKEEKERSPPVPKSKKTISRRYRKHSPSPSSEEEEWSPERRRTDASKDRKKEKEKSDSPHERRRKRRDSSPSPRGKRRNSSSSPRRKRREVSRSPSPRRKRREHSRSPSPIRRRYQEARSPPRRRRKSDYSPSPPPKERRRLPEPSPPRSRERRKERRSPSPPPRRRQRSSSSPPATRRVESSPPSGRRRRPVDRSRSEDKASRERRRSPEPDKEAGRRRKLSERSQSQSSSVSPEPPKKPQEDSTTLKKSKSRQVSRPPSSSASPEPTSAKKRSRETQESPRRSPPKEVLTDKGEGKRRSQTAASPAVDSRDRRREERKSASRSPEGRKNRRSAQVSSASPAVKAKSRSKRSASGSPPPPPKPPISRGSKRSPLSSPEGDNKSRSRASKQSPSPLPDTRQQSRAVKESPSESPRERSKRKAAVKRSSSEDKSTEPPPRKARQSEEEEVPEKSPIPSPQTKEGSNEEQEKSEEKEPKGEKKKKHKKRRKHGGSKHKHKRSKHKKRKDKDKSPAQSETMDEDDTGETLEKKLREKALQSMQRHNKSPDAQPEPVDD, encoded by the exons GTTGACATGGACAAGGTGAATCTGGATGTAATAAAGCCATGGATTACAAAGAAGCTGATTGAAATTCTTGGTGTCGAGGATGATGTGGTCATGCAATATGTTTTGAATATGCTGGAGTCTGAAAAG AATCCAGATCCAAGATCTATGCAGATAAATATAACTGGATTTCTTCAAAGTAAGAATGCGAGAGAGTTTATGAAAGAGTTGTGGACCTTGCTTGTAAGTGCTCAAGAAAACATTGGAGGCATTCCTTCTTCGTTgttagaaaagaagaaagaagaaatcaaGCAACGAAAG CTGGAGCAAGAACGTATTCAAGCTAACCTTCAGAAATACCATGGAGATCAACAACAAACTGAACCAGACAGCACAGCCACTGATGACAATGTAGCAAGTGAAAGTGCTTCTGCTCCTGCATCACATGACATCTCTGAAGAAATTAGAAAGGCTAAGGAAGTGGCTCAGTCTCTAGCTGGGAAAGAA CAAAAGGAGATTGAAGAAACTGAGACAACAAAGAAAG AATCTGCCAGCGAAAAGGAGGTCAA GAAAGAACGTTCCAGCTCTCGTTCAAGGTCAAGGTCTCGCTCAGTTGAGAGAGATTCAAAGCGACCACGTGATAAGAGAGGGCGCAGGCGTAGCAGGTCCAAGTCCTCTGTTTCACGTTCACGATCCCGATCGTTCTCATCGTCAAGATCCCGCAGTCGAGAAAAACGAAGACGGTCTCGCTCGCCCCGTCGAGTGTCGTCGTACAGTAGAAACCGTTGGTCGCCGTACAGACGCCGTAGGACTCCATCCCCGAGAAGATGGACTCCGCCCAGACGAAGGTCGCCCCCCAGACGAAG ATCTCTCTCCCCGCGCCGCAAGCCGCGTCGTTCACCATCTCCTCGTCGTTCACCATCCCCTCGCCGGCGGTCACGCTCGGTGTCAGCATCGTCACGTTCACGGTCACGGTCACGTTCTGCTAGCTTTAGTTCCCGTTCATCACACTCTCGATTGGGTTCCGTCGAAAAGgagaggaaaaacaaagaaaaagacaaggaCAAAGACgtcaagaaagagaaagaggaTGTAAAAGaggcagaaaaagaaacaactgtAAGTCAAGAGAAAGGTAAAGAAGCGGACTTGTCCCCAGCCCCTCCTCCGACACACCATCGTTCAACTTACAAGaagcaagaacaacaacagtcGCCAGTCAAGCAGCCTTCACCGTCGTCCTCTTCGTCATCTCCCTCACCTACTCCACCCCCagagaaacaagaaaaggaGGAAAAAGAGAGGTCGCCACCTGTCCCCAAGTCAAAGAAGACAATAAGTCGCCGCTACAGGAAACATTCCCCTTCGCCCTCATCTGAAGAAGAGGAGTGGTCACCCGAAAGAAGGAGAACTGATGCCTCCAAAGAtcgcaagaaagaaaaggaaaaaagtgaTTCACCCCATGAGAGGAGACGAAAACGGAGGGATTCCTCTCCGTCCCCTCGGGGAAAGCGCCGTAATTCGTCTTCATCCCCTAGAAGGAAGAGAAGGGAAGTCTCGCGTTCCCCTTCTCCGAGGCGAAAACGAAGGGAGCATTCTCGGTCGCCATCACCTATTCGAAGACGCTATCAAGAAGCGCGCTCCCCTCCCAGAAGGAGACGAAAATCAGATTATTCCCCATCACCTCCTCCCAAGGAAAGGCGCCGACTCCCGGAGCCCTCCCCTCCTCGCAGCAGAGAGCGGCGAAAGGAAAGAAGATCCCCATCTCCCCCACCACGCAGGCGCCAGCGATCTAGCTCCTCGCCTCCAGCTACTCGTCGGGTAGAGTCCTCACCTCCTTCGGGACGTCGTCGTCGTCCTGTCGACCGGTCTCGGTCGGAGGATAAAGCATCAAGAGAGCGACGTCGATCGCCGGAGCCCGACAAGGAAGCAGGAAGGAGGCGAAAGCTGTCTGAGCGGTCACAATCTCAGTCATCTTCTGTCTCCCCTGAGCCTCCGAAGAAACCCCAAGAAGACTCCACGACTTTAAAGAAGAGTAAATCACGTCAAGTCAGTCGTCCCCCGTCCTCTTCCGCTTCCCCTGAACCAACATCCGCCAAGAAGAGATCGCGCGAGACTCAGGAATCTCCTCGAAGGAGTCCTCCCAAGGAGGTTTTGACGGACAAAGGGGAAGGAAAGAGGCGATCACAGACGGCGGCTTCGCCCGCGGTCGATTCACGGGACCGCAGACGGGAAGAACGTAAATCAGCGTCCAGGTCACCAGAGGG ACGTAAAAATCGAAGATCAGCTCAAGTTTCATCGGCTTCACCCGCCGTCAAAGCGAAGTCTCGCAGCAAACGATCGGCTTCTGGTTCGCCACCACCGCCTCCCAAACCGCCGATTTCACGAGGATCAAAACGGTCACCACTTTCATCCCCTGAAGGTGACAACAAATCCAGGTCCCGCGCTAGCAAACAGTCACCGTCTCCTTTACCAGACACTCGCCAGCAGTCTCGCGCAGTTAAGGAGAGTCCCTCTGAAAGTCCTCGTGAACGATCTAAGCGTAAGGCCGCGGTTAAGAGGTCTTCGAGTGAAGATAAATCGACAGAGCCCCCGCCAAGGAAGGCCCGTCAAAGCGAAGAAGAGGAAGTACCTGAGAAATCTCCAATCCCGTCCCCTCAAACTAAG GAAGGCTCCAACGAGGAACAAGAAAAGTCAGAAGAGAAAGAACCCAAGggagaaaagaagaagaaacataAGAAACGCAGGAAACATGGTGGATCCAAACACAAACACAAGcgttcaaaacacaaaaagcgTAAGGACAAAGACAAATCACCAGCG CAATCTGAAACTATGGATGAGGACGACACAGGGGAAACCTTGGAGAAAAAGCTCCGAGAAAAAGCCTTGCAATCTATGCAGAGACATAACAAATCACCGGATGCGCAACCTGAGCCAGTTGACGACTGA